The nucleotide sequence CTGCGGCACCTGGTTCAGGTACTGGTGGGTGTCATCGGCCAGCTTTTTGAATTCCTCGGTGGACAGCTGGTTGGCATAGAGCAGGTTCCAGCGTTCCGACAGGGTTTTCGAGTGGTTGCCCAGATGGTCTTGCAGCGGCTGGGCGACATCGATGGCATTGAGCACGCGGTCGGCCGCACTCTTGGTCAGCGAGGCGATGTAGCTGAGCCGGTCGCGGGCATCCGGTATGGCGTCGGCCACGCGCTCCAGCGACTTGTCGTAGCCCATGTCACGCAGGGCATTGTGCATTTTGCGGGTGATCTGGCCGATCTGTTCATACATCTCTTCGTTATTGTCGTTCGCGCCGCCGGCATTGGGCTGGGCTGCGACTGCCACTGGGGCAGGAGCCTCTTCCTCTTTGTGCTGGCTGGCAATGCTGTCAAACAGTGCTTCGAGATCCGGTGAATCTCCGCTATCAAGAATGTGATCCGGCACGATAGCCTCTCCTCTGTGTTGACCTGGCAAGTCTGTTGGCCATGTTGATGCGTTTATTTGTTCATTGTCTGGAAGATTTTGTTCAT is from Aquitalea aquatilis and encodes:
- the cheZ gene encoding protein phosphatase CheZ produces the protein MPDHILDSGDSPDLEALFDSIASQHKEEEAPAPVAVAAQPNAGGANDNNEEMYEQIGQITRKMHNALRDMGYDKSLERVADAIPDARDRLSYIASLTKSAADRVLNAIDVAQPLQDHLGNHSKTLSERWNLLYANQLSTEEFKKLADDTHQYLNQVPQQTHETNTQLLEIVMAQDFQDLTGQVIKKMMDMFKNLETEMVTLLVEFSPEHKKGDLDSSLLNGPVINPEGQPDAVSNQQQVDDLLESLGF